The window ACTTCAAATAAAGTTGTCGCCGCTTCAGTTGAATACACTAAAAATGTTATCAAAAATGGTATTGTTTCAGCTGTTTTTGTAAATAGTGGAAATGCCAACTGTTTTACTGGTGAGCAGGGATTTAAAGACTGTGAAACTTTAGTTGAATTGGTTTCCCGTGACTTGAAAATTCCTAAGGATGAAATTGCAATAGCTTCCACTGGAGTTATCGGACGTGAAATGCCTATTGACATAATATCTAAAGTAGCTTATGAATCACTTTCAAAATTAGGTAACAAACCGGAAAATTCTCTTGCAGCTGCAAAAGCCATAATGACTACAGATACTTTTCCTAAGGAATGTGCAGTTGAAGTGACCTTAACAACCGGGGAAACTGTTAAAATTGCAGGTATTACAAAAGGAAGCGGTATGATTGCCCCAAATATGGGGACTATGTTGTCTTTCATTGTAACTGATGCTGAAATATCTTCAGAAGATATCAACAAGGCATTAAAACAGGCTGCCGATTTAAGTTTTAACATGATTGTTGTAGATGGGGATGAAAGTACAAACGATACCTGTTTAATGATGGCTAATGGACAATCTAATGTTAATGTCGTAAATGACGGGCAAGTGGATTCTAATTTCCAGGAAGCCTTGAACTATCTGTGCATCAATCTTGCTAAAAAGATGGCAAGAGATGGTGAAGGAGCAACTAAATTCCTGGAAGCTAATGTTTACGGTGCAAAAGACCAAAATGATGCAAAACTTGCAGCAAAATCAATTATTTCATCAAGTTTATTCAAATCTGCAGTATTTGGAGGAGATCCTAATTGGGGAAGAATTGTCTCAGCTATAGGATATTCCGGTTGTGATTTAAACCCTGATATTGTTACAATTGCAATTGCAGATGATGAAGATGAAGTGGATTTGGTCAGAAAAGGCGAAATATTGGCCTTTGAGAACACTCCATATCTTGAAAGAGCAGAAAAGATAATGCAGTCCAAAAACGTCACCGTCAATATTGACATGTATTTGGGGGACGGTCAGGCAACTGCATGGGGTTGTGATTTAACTTATGATTATGTTAAAATCAATGCAGAATATACTACTTAAAGAAAAGCTTTAAATATATTAAAAACAAATATTTTTTTGTTATACATTATCTATTTATGATTATCAATTTCAAGGAGGGGAAAATATGGCAAAGGTTAAAGGAACTAACAGAAGAACTAGACCAAAAAGAAGTTACACCAAACCTGGTAGTAAAAGGGGAAGAGGAGTAAAACAAACTTGGAAAAAATAATCCTCTTATAACTTTTTTTTATTATTTTAACTATTTTTAATTGTTATTCACTAATTTTCATATTGACAAATATTATATACTATTTTTTAAAGATTATAATTTAGGTGAAAAATTATGATGATGCCCGAAAATGGACATAGAGCTCATGGATTTTCAAGTGCAAATTTTTTGGACTCTAATGAAATTTTAAATGAATTAAACCTTAAAGGCGATGAAGTTTTCATGGATGCTGGTTGCGGTGACGGCCATATTGCAATTCAGGTAATTGAAGAAAAACTCACTACAAATACTGTTTATGCAGTGGATATCTATGATGCATCTATTGAAGATATGGAAACATATAAAAAGGAAAACAATGTAGAAAATCTAATTAATATCGAAGCAGACATTCCTGAAGGTATTTCTGGGGTTGGTGATGAATCAATCGATGTAGTTTTACTTGTTAATGTTTTCCATGGATTTAAAGCTTCCAGACAACTTGATGAGGCAGTCTGTGAACTTTCAAGAATTGTTAAAAAAGACGGTAAAATAGCTGTAATGGACTATAAACCATGGGACGTTCCGAAAGGACCTCCAACAAAAATGAGAAGTTCACCTGAAGATTTAGAGGAATTGTTCAAAAAACAAAATCTCAAAAAAATCTATTTGAATGAGGAAATTGGTGAGGACATTCCTGAAGGTAAATCTCACTTCTTAATCATGTTTCAAAAAGAATAATTAATTTATTCTTATTATTTTTTTAATTTTTAACAGAACTTTTCTGCCTATTTTTTTTAATAATTATTAAATACTATTTTTTAAAGATTATTATTAAAGAATATGTGGTGAGATTAATGGAACATAAACATCATGCAAAATCAAGTGTAAACTTTCTGGATTCAGATGAAATTCTAGAAAAACTGAATCTTAACGGAAATGAGATTTTTATGGATGCTGGTTGCGGTGATGGCCATATTGCAATTAAAGCCCTTTATGATTATCTTCCGAATGGACTGGTTTATGCTGTAGATAACTATGACATTTCAATCAGGGAACTGGAAGATTATAAAAAGGAAAATAATCTTGAAAAGCTAATAACTGTTCAGGCAGATCTCACAAAAGACATTCCTCAAATTGATGATGATGCAATCGACATGATTTTCATGCTCAATGTAGTTCACGGTTTTAAGGCATCAGGCAACATGGATGATGTTATTGAAAAATTACTGAGAATCCTTAAGAGTGATGGTAAGATTGCAATTGTTGAGTTCAGACCAATCGATTGGACATTCGGACCTCCGACAGAAATAAAATATGCTCCAGAAGAGCTGGAAGGAATATTCAACAATCATGGATTTAAAAAAATTTATTTGAATGAGGAATTGGGCCAGGAAGGTCTTGAGGAAAAATCTCACTATTTAATAATATTTGAAAAGGAGTAAAATAATGATTTTTGCAGCTATTTTGGCAGGTGGAATCGGATCAAGAATGGGAGGCACTGACACTCCGAAGCAGTTCCTGCCTCTTGGAAATAAACCTGTTATTATTCACACTATCGAGAAGTTTGTAATTAACAGTAAAATAGATAAGATTATAGTTTTAACCCCTTCAAACTTTATAAATCACACTAATCATTTAATTGAAGAGTTCATTGGTAAAAATGATGACATTGTTGTTATTGAAGGCGGTGAAACAAGAAACGATACTTTATTAAACAGTATTAATTACATCAAAGATAATTTTGGCATAGATGATGAGTCAATAATACTAACTCATGATTCTGTAAGGCCTTTTGTAACTCACAGGATTATTGAAGACAATATTGAAGCTGCAGAAAGGTATGGTGCTTGCGATACAGTTATTCCAGCAACAGATACTATTGTTGAAAGTATCAATGCAAAGACAATAGAAAGCATCCCCGTTAGGGACTATTATTATCAGGGCCAAACACCTCAGAGCTTCAATGTAAAGAAACTTTTCAATTTAATCAATAGCTTGACTGAAGAGGAAAGCAATATCCTAACTGACGCCTGTAAGATATTTACTCTTAAGGACGAATCCGTATATCTTGTTGAGGGGGAAGTAACAAATATCAAAATTACATATCCATATGATTTGAAATTAGCAAATACAATACTTGAGGATAATCATGATTAACGTTGTTTATAGATTGAAATCTCCTAAATTCTTTGAAGAGTCAATTGATGAAATAGAATTGGACGGGGTAGTTGTCAGACCAACTTATTTATCAATTTGTCAAGCGGATCAAAGATATTACCAGGGTTCAAGACCTGCTGAAATCTTGGATAAAAAACTGCCGATGGCTTTAATCCATGAAGGAATCGGTGAAGTAGTCTTTGATGGCAGCAAAAATCTCAAATCCGGTGATAAGGTAGTTATGATACCCAACACTCCAGTAGGGGAGGATGTCTGTAAATTGAATTACTCTTACAATTCCAAATTCAGAGGTAGCGGATTTGATGGTTTCACTTCTGATTTAATAAAACTTGAACAAGACAGGGTCGTTAAAATTCCAGACAGTTTCAATCCCAAGGTCAGTGCATTCATTGAACTGATCAGTGTGGCTTATCAGGGAATATCCAAGTTTGAAGAGATTGCCACAACTCCTAAAAAAGTACTGGGAGTTTGGGGTGATGGAAATTTAGGTTTTATTACTACATTACTTTTAAAAGTAAAGTTTCCGGATTCCAAAATCATAATTTTTGGTAAACACCAGGAAAATCTTAATCTGTTTTCATTTGCTGATGAAATATACAGGATTCATGATGTTCCAAAGGATCTGGTTGTGGACCATGGATTTGAATGCGTCGGGTCAAGCGCTTCACAATCAGCCATTGACCAAATTATAGATTTAATCAATCCTCAGGGAATTATAAGTCTATTTGGCGTTAGCGAATATCCTATTCCAATTAATACCCGTATGATTTTAGAAAAAGGATTAACACTCCAGGGCAATAGTCGATCTGAACGGGAAGATTTTATTGGTGTAGTGGAACTATTGAATGAAAATCCTCATCTTTTTGATTATCTGGAAAAATTAGTTACCAATACCTGTGAAATAAATTCTTTGAATGACTTAAAGGAAGCATTTGATAAAGATTATATTTCCAAATTCGGTAAAACTATTTTAAAATGGAATAAATAATCATCTAACTTAAACGATTAAGAATTTTAAATGTTTCTACTGTGTAGTAATGTCTTTCTTCTTTTCTGCATATTTCCCTAAGCATGGATAATGCGTTTATATCGTCATTGCTGAGTGTTTCAGTGTTTTCCAGTTTATGTTTAATTCCATTGAGGACAGTTTCACATATGTTGTTTTCAACCTGTCTAATTTTAATATTAAAATCTGCCTTTGATTTGATGTTAAACTCATTAACATTAACATTTACATCTTTCGGACAGATAATGTATATTGAAATCGCTTTTTGGTGCTTTTCATGAATCTCCTCAGTAAGTTCTACATATTTTGCCAGTTCTTCTATGTCAAAATCGGTAATCTGAAATTCAAGATCAATGAATTCTCCATCTTCGGTTAGGAAAAAATCTCCTTCCTGATGAATGTTTTCGTCTAATTCGAGTTTTTCTGTGGGGACATGACATTTTATTTTTCGTGTGTCGTTAAATAATTCTCTAATTATTGATGTTCTAGTTTCAAAGTCTTTTTTTCTCATAGTATAACCTACAAATTTTAATGTGTATTGGTTATATCTATTTTTAAAGTTTATAAATTGGTTAGTTTTAAATTAAATCAATTTAACAGGGTTAAATAAATTTTAAGCAATGAAAACAATATTGTCAATCATTCATTTTACTATAATGTTTTCTGCTCGTTATTTATAGTTTAAAATTAAATAATTCTAATAGGTGATATTGTGGATTATGAGACTATTATTTCTGAAAAATTTCCAAACTGCAATGTTGAAGTAATAAAACCGGATTTTTTTGATATAGACATGCTGGTGGAATATATTACTGACGATATTGTTGTCTATAACCCATTTTCAGTAATGGTGTACAGGCACATGATTAGATTCATGATGAATGTGGGTCATCGAGGTAAAATATATTATTTGGATGGTTTTTCAGATGATGATTTGAAGGTAATTCATGGTGGCCTTTTGAAATTCACCTGGAAAAGAGATACAAAAATTAATCTGTTTAAAAATGCAGACCCTGACAGGGATATTTTGGGCTTATAATCTAAAAAATTCATCGCAATATTCACAATAATAATTGTATTCGCTCTCACAACAGTTTCCAATTATTATCTCACCTTTAAGGGATTCAATAGCCAGTTCATCTGTTGTGTCATGAAATACTTTTTTCAATGTTCTCATGCATTTCGGACAAGTTTTCATATCTCTATTTATTTAAATTATTAAAGTTAAATATTAGTGTAGGTGTAAAAAAATGCTTATTAATGTTGGCGCAGAATTTGGTACACATTTAGAATCTAGCGAAATAGCTGTTGAATTAGTAGATATTCTAAATAAGATACCTGAAGACGATTTTATACTGGATTTTAAGGATGTAATGTTTATTACAATGAATTACGCTCAAGCCTATTATAACGCTAAAAATGAATCCTCAAAAAAGATTTCAGAAATAAATATCTCTGATGAAATTAGTGTTGTAATGGGTGCCGCTGATGAAGCATGCAATCCTTAATTTTTTTCTTTTTTTCGAATTAATATTTAAATGTCAGTGTTAACAAATATTTTCACATGGAAATCACTAAAAAGCCGGTTGAATTAATAGAATTGTTTTATGATTTGATTTTTGTCTATGCGATATCCCAGTTAACCGCTCTAATTAATGAGCCGGTTGGAGGTATAATTCCTCCTTTTAACTTTTTCGCATATCTGATTTCATGTTTTGTAATCCTGCAGGCCTGGCTATATTTTACAAACTATGTGAATCGTTACGGGCAGTGGAGATGGTATGAGTATCTTATTGTATGTTTAAACATGATTGCAGTATTTTTCATGACAGATACCATTTCTATTGATTGGTACTCAATGCATTTTCCATTTATCGTTTCAATGCTTATTATTCTTTTAACCATTGTGCTTTTGTATGCAATTCAGGCTTACAAAGAAAAGTCTCTAAAGGGAGCAGCAGGCAATTCAATTACTATTTTGAGCATCGTTTGTACAATTTATGTTATAGCAATATTTTGTTCTATTTTCAGTTATGGGGATTATGTAATCTGGTTAAATGTTTTAGCGGTTCTGGCAGGTGCATTTCTGCCGTTTGTCATTAGAGGCAATTTCAGTAAGAACATTATTAATTTTCCTCATCTGGTGGAGAGATTTGAACTTCTGACAATCATCACTTTTGGTGAAGCAATTGTTGGGCTAACACATTTCTTTGACGTGACCCACATTGACTTTATACCTATTTGGTATTTTTAATAATATTGGCAATGTTCGGTTCCTATGTAATTCAGATTCACCGTTTGATGGAACATATGCGGGTTGAAAGGGCATTGAGGTTAATGTTCAGCCATTATTTCATTATCATAAGCATTAATCTGGTCACCGTAGCTTTTGAATTAATTCACTCTGGCGAGGTCAATGCTTTGTTTGCAAGTGGCCTAATGATTGTTTCATTGGTTATTTTTTACATTTCAATAATGGTCAATAAGGAATATTATATGCAAAATATTAAATTAACTAAAAAAGATATATTACTAATGGTAATAACTTTTATTTTAGGAATAGTTATTATTTTAATATTCATTTCAAATTTATATGCTTTCTTGATTGGAAGCTTGATTATAACTTTCGGCAATTTCATTATATTGCTGATGAAATATAAAAGGTGTTTAAGTGAGTGAACAAATATTAGAAATATTCAATGTTTTAAATTTTTTAAACAGTGGTTATGAGCTTGAAGATATTTTAAACGAAGGTAACTTTGGAACTTTTCCTTCAGCTGAGGATTGTATCCAATACCTGGTTAAAGAAGGATATCTTGAAGGTGATGTGGAAGCTATAGCTTCAGCTAGTGATGATAATGGGGAGTTAACTGCTGAAGAAGTCTCTAAAAAATACACTGTTGCTGAGTTAAAGGATATTTTAAGGGAAAATGGATTAAAAGTTTCAGGTAAAAAACAGGAACTTATTGAAAGAGTTTTACCTGTATTGAATGGTGAAAGTGAATCAGATGAGGTAACATTATCTGATTTTGATAAATCATATGATTTGGAATTAACAGACAAAGCCCGTGAGTTTTTAAAAGAAAATGATTGGATCGATTTATACATGTTTGCTCTTGTGGCTTTCAGATTTGAAGACTATGAAACCTATGTCAAAGGATCTTCTGAAGACAACATCAAAACAGCATTAAACTTCTGTGATGAAATCTTGTCAAGGGCATTGGTTGCAAATCAGTTTTTAGTATTCATTGACGCATTATCCGCAAAAGCTCATGTTTATGCATATGATGGAGATTACAGCTCATTTTTAGATTACGATTTACAACGCTACATTTTAGGATTAAACCCTATTTATATGGATGCACAGACTTATGCCACATATGATGTAATAAATGAAGCAAACATAATTAATTTAAAAAATGTGCTTGAAAAATTGGAAATGGGCAGTTTGAAGAAAAGATTTGATAAAATCTGGAACAAATCCAGTATTCACAGTATCACCGTGCCTAAAAAAACCTGTTATAAAATTTTACAAAGGGCTATTGCAGGCGCAGATATTGAAGAGCTCAATTTCGATTTAAAAGAGAAATACTTTAACAAAAAATTCGGAATCTAATTTATGAAGTCTAAAGTTGCAGGAATTGTCTTTTTAGTTGGAAGTCTTTACTATTTACTAGCTGAAGCTATTTCAGCAACTTTTTTCAATGCTTCTATTTTTAATACTTATATTTTTCACACTATTTCTGAGCTGGGAATTCCAAACGGAAACTCTCCGCTGTTCTGGTTAATGAATTCGGCTTTCATTTTAGTCGGGCTGACATTAATATTCGGCAGTTTTTATAATTTTAAAGATTATATAATTAAAAATAAGATTGTATTTTATATTTTTTCACTAATAACAGGTTTAGGTGTCATTATTGTGGGTTTGATTCATGGTGGAAATCCGTTAACATCCGGTTATCATACGTTGGGTGCAGTGATGGCGATATTGGGTGGAAATATAATGCTTGTTCTGGTTTCCAGGTCAATGGATGAGTTTGGAAGATTTCAAAAAGCAACATTGCTTCTGGGAATTATAGGTCTTGTTGCATTTTGGGCAATGTTTTTCAATATGGGAAATGCCTACATGCCTGTTCTTGAAAGACTTTCTGTTTATACCTTGATAATATGGAGTTTTTTAACAGGAGTTTATCTTTTAAGAAATTAAATTTATGATTAATTATTTTACTATTTTTTATTCATTACATCTATTTAATCAACCATTATTTTAATTTAATTGAGTTGGGTTTTGTAACTTTATTTTTGCATCGATGATATCTACATTTAAGTATAAAAGTATAAATACTTCGCAAGTTAACTAACAATATAGGTGATAACATGGCAAACTTGGATAAAGAAATTGAAGAAAAAATCTTAGCTATTGTTGAAAAATACCAAAAAGAAAACACAAAACTTTTAAACTACCTGATAACTGATGATGAGATTACTTTTTTCTCACCGATTGCTAACGGTAGTGAAATAACTGCAAGTGACTTGCAGAAAGTTGCTGAAATTTTAAACGGATCATTTGAAGGAATGGAAATTGTTAACCAAGAGTACAGATTCAAATTCAAATGCGGATTATAGGGGTTTAAACAATCCCCTATTCTTTTTTTAAATATTCTTTTGTAATTTTACATTCAACCATACATTTTGTACAGCCAAGACCTGCCTTATACTGTTCAATAATGTATTCTCCACATGCTTCAATGTCAATGATGTCTTTTCTGGTTAATCTGTCATTCCACTTTTGGGGATTTATCGCATTAACGGGACATGCATCCTGACAATTTGTACACTCATCGCATTCAGAATCGGTAATTGGTGTTCCGAATTCAAGAGGCATGTCGGTCAAAATTCCTCCAAGTGCTATTGCTGAGCCGTATTCCGGAGTAACTAGAAGAGCTGACCTTCCTATCCATCCCATTCCGGATTTGGTGGCAATTGTTTTGTATGGCAATATACTCAATAATTTTTCCATATCACATTCGTTACGTGTCATTGTCAATCCGAATGCATCATATCCCAGTTTTTTAATATACTCTTCGCCTTTCAGTGAAATTTCTGTTAATTTGTCAATTTGCTTGTGAAAGCATTTCCAGTAGGACTCATAATCCTCTTCATTAAGAAATTCCATGGCTTCAAGAGGAAGTTTTAAAACAAGGCTGATTCCGTTGGGCAAATCAACAAATTCATTTGCAAGACCATTGACATCAGCAAAACCTACCTTACTTGCACCTAAACTTATCAAGTAATCTTTAAGGTCATTCATCTCAGACATAATAATGATTATATTTTATGTACATATAAATTGTATTGTAATGGATTTCTAACTTAAAAACTTATAAATTATTAAATTAAATATTAAATGTAGTGATAAAATGAATGATATTGATGTTTTGGTAGAGGCTTTACCATTTATAAAAGAATTTTACTGTAAAAAAATTTTAATTAAATATGGCGGCCATGCAATGATTGATGATGAAGCAAAATCATCAACCGCCCGTGACACAGTCTTGCTTAAGTATGTCGGAATGGAACCTATAATTGTGCATGGTGGAGGGCCTGAAATTTCAAGATCAATGGAAAAACTTGGAAAGGAATCCAAATTTATTAAAGGTTTAAGAGTAACTGATGAAGAAACCATGGAAATAATTGAAATGGTTCTTGCAGGAAAAATCTCATCAGAAATTGTTTCAGAACTCATAAAACATGATACAGATGCAATCAGTTTATCCGGTAAAGATTCAAGATTAATTTATGCTCATAAAAAACCAGTAAGTAAAATAGATGATGAAATAGTTGATTTAGGTCTTGTTGGTGAAGTTGACGAGATTAATACTGAAATGTTGGAAATGTTTTTGGAATACGACGTTACTCCTGTAATTTCTCCTATTGGTATGGATGAAAACGGAAATGGATTAAATCTGAATGCAGATACTGCAGCAGGTGAGATTGCAGGTGCATTGAAAGCGGAAAAATTAATCATTTTAACTGATGTTCGTGGTGTTTTAAGAGATCCTTCTGACCCGTCAACATTAATCCAAAAAATTAGAATTTCTGAAGTACCTGGTTTGATTGAAGAAGGAATTATTTCCGGCGGAATGATTCCTAAAATCGAGACATGTGTAAAAGCTATTGAAAGTGGTGTTAAATCATGCCATATCATCGATGGTAGGGTAAAACACGCAATGCTTTATGAAATCTTCACAACCGATGGTATCGGAACTATGATTTTTAAATAATCATAGTTTTTCAATCTTTCAGTTCTGTTAGGAATAGCGGAACTTTGTCTTCTCTTTTTTCAAATTCACAGTATTCATAGAATCTGCTTTTTTCATGCATTGTAATAACAGCTATTCTCTGGTAATCCTTGTAGTGCTGTTTGACTTTTTCAACCAATGTTTTTCCGATTCCTTTAAGTTGATATTCCGGTTTTACAAGAAGATAATTGATGTAGGCGTTCATCACACCATCATCCATGGCTGAAATTAATCCAACTAGTTCGTCACCGTCCCAGGCTGAGTAAACGCAATTGATATTTCTCATTGCAAGTACTAGCTTTTTAGGAAATTCTCCGGAAGACCACTCAACTGACAGAAACAGTTCTTCCAGTTCTCTTTTTGAAAAGTTGTGAGTGTTCTTGTAGGTTATGCTCATTTTTATTCCTTAAACATTTTTCTAAGTTCTCTTCTAAGTAATTTCCATCCGTTTACTCTTGGAAGTTCTTCCAGTGCAAATATTTTTCTTGGAACCTTATATCTTGATAGGTTTTCACGTGCATAGCTGATCAGTCCTTCATCATCTGCTTCGTTTTCCCATACGACTGCAGCTACAGGGATTTCTCCTCTGTGGCAATCGTTAATGCTGAAAATAGCTATTTCTTTTACAGCAGGATATTTTATCAGGACTTCTTCAACTTCTGTAGGATAGATTTTCCAACCGCTCATTACAATCATGTCTTTTTTACGGTCGGTAATAAACAGACGGTTGTCTTCATCAAGATAACCAATATCTCCTGTTAAAAACCATCCGTCATCTAAAAATGAGGATTTTGTTTTTTCTTCATTTCCCCAGTATCCTTTTGCAACAGCAGGGCCTCTAAGTGCAATTTCGCCCTGTTCGTATTGAGGTAAAATCTTGGAAGAATCTACTTCATCAACAATTTTGACTTCTGAAAAGCATACTGGATGGCCTACACTTTCAAATCTGTCAGCTTCCCAGTAATCTTCAGGTCTGATGACTGTTCCGGTTCCTATAACAATGGTTTCAGACAGTCCGTAAGCGTTAATGATAGGGATCTGATAAGTCTGGTGGAAATCTTTCCAAATCTTTTTGTGAAGAGGTCCTCCTCCGGAAATGATTTCTCTGACAGTTTTCAGATGTTTTCTGGCATCCATTGTTGTCAATGAATGTATTACTGGGGGCATTCCAGTTAAAACTGTGACTTTTTCTTTTTCGCATAACTGGAGATATTCTTCAATATTGAATTGTTCAATTAGAATATAATAGGCTGCAGCTCTAAGTGCTGAAATGGACCATGAAAGCCCAACGTGTGCCATCGGATAGATTCCTAAATAAACATCATCCTGTTTTAATGTTAACACATCGCATTCATTATGTATTGCTGTAAAGTAATTTCCATGGGTGAGCATTGCACCTTTTGGCTGACCGGTAGTTCCTGAAGTATATTGCAGTTGACATAAATCATCCCAGTCTGTATTTTCAGCAGGCAATATCTCACAGTCTTTAAATTCAGAAATATTGTTGGGAATGTATGTTTCAACATCGATTAAATCTTTTGCCTCATTATCGGTAATCATTAGTTTTGCTTTTGAGTCGTTTACTATGTAGTCAAGTTCAACTGCAGTCATTATTCTGTTTGTCGGAATGGCTATTGCACCTATTCTCCAGATTGCAAAAAGTGAAAATAAGTATTCTTCGGAGTTATTCAAATAAATTAAAACACGGTCTCCTTTTGAGATTCCCAAATCTTTTAAATTACGTCCGATTTCAGAAACGATTGATAAGATTTCACCTGAATTGTATTTATTTCCTGTAGTTGGGTTATACAGCACGTCCTTGTCCAAACGTTTTGAATTTGCATCTAAAAAAGTAGTAATATTCAGCATTTAAATTAACTCCTTAACAATTGCTTTTGTCACATCCATTGTTGTTGAATTTCCTCCCAAATCGGGAGTTCTGATTTTGCACTCTGCAATTACTTTTTCAACCGCATTTTTGATGTTGTTTGAAATCTCCCATTCTCCAAGATAGTCAAGCATCATGGAAGCTGACAGAATCATTGAACATGGATTTGCAATGTTTTTACCAGCAATATCTGGTGCTGAACCGTGAACGGGTTCAAACAGTCCGTTGCGATCTCCGATGTTTCCTGACGGTGCAAGTCCAAGTCCTCCTACAAGACCTGCGCTTTCATCAGACAATATGTCTCCAAACAGGTTGCTTGCCACAATAACATCAAAGTTTTGAGGCTGTGTTACAAGATA is drawn from Methanobrevibacter sp. and contains these coding sequences:
- the argB gene encoding acetylglutamate kinase, with the protein product MNDIDVLVEALPFIKEFYCKKILIKYGGHAMIDDEAKSSTARDTVLLKYVGMEPIIVHGGGPEISRSMEKLGKESKFIKGLRVTDEETMEIIEMVLAGKISSEIVSELIKHDTDAISLSGKDSRLIYAHKKPVSKIDDEIVDLGLVGEVDEINTEMLEMFLEYDVTPVISPIGMDENGNGLNLNADTAAGEIAGALKAEKLIILTDVRGVLRDPSDPSTLIQKIRISEVPGLIEEGIISGGMIPKIETCVKAIESGVKSCHIIDGRVKHAMLYEIFTTDGIGTMIFK
- a CDS encoding GNAT family N-acetyltransferase, with the translated sequence MSITYKNTHNFSKRELEELFLSVEWSSGEFPKKLVLAMRNINCVYSAWDGDELVGLISAMDDGVMNAYINYLLVKPEYQLKGIGKTLVEKVKQHYKDYQRIAVITMHEKSRFYEYCEFEKREDKVPLFLTELKD
- a CDS encoding class I adenylate-forming enzyme family protein — protein: MLNITTFLDANSKRLDKDVLYNPTTGNKYNSGEILSIVSEIGRNLKDLGISKGDRVLIYLNNSEEYLFSLFAIWRIGAIAIPTNRIMTAVELDYIVNDSKAKLMITDNEAKDLIDVETYIPNNISEFKDCEILPAENTDWDDLCQLQYTSGTTGQPKGAMLTHGNYFTAIHNECDVLTLKQDDVYLGIYPMAHVGLSWSISALRAAAYYILIEQFNIEEYLQLCEKEKVTVLTGMPPVIHSLTTMDARKHLKTVREIISGGGPLHKKIWKDFHQTYQIPIINAYGLSETIVIGTGTVIRPEDYWEADRFESVGHPVCFSEVKIVDEVDSSKILPQYEQGEIALRGPAVAKGYWGNEEKTKSSFLDDGWFLTGDIGYLDEDNRLFITDRKKDMIVMSGWKIYPTEVEEVLIKYPAVKEIAIFSINDCHRGEIPVAAVVWENEADDEGLISYARENLSRYKVPRKIFALEELPRVNGWKLLRRELRKMFKE